The genomic DNA ATTAACACACGAGATGTAGCattacattttgtattgtttCAGTATTGATAACAATTCTTCCATTAAAAGTCATAAAACATTTGAAAAGACAATTTACAGTCTTCATTTTTTGCACATTGGTGCAATTTTCACATGTGGTACATTTTCATaagtatgtggtacattttcTCAACTCTTAGACTCTAAACAGATAATCAAAATGTCACGTGGTCAAAACTCTAAGCACATTTTCCATTGACTGAGTACTACAAACAAATTCACAACGTCACTTGTTCACTGCACCAAATCACTCTTTCAATTTGCACACATATTCAAGTATTCAAGTATTCAAGTATCTGCCTTTCAAAATGCAATATTCACTTTACTTTTGATATGATTTTCTTGTCATTTGTCTATCGCTTAATCAAACGGCTCAAAACGGATAACTACTGAACCAAAATGGAGTAGTGCTTAGcttacctacagtgccttgcgaaagtattcggcccccttgaactttgcgaccttttgccacatttcaggcttcaaacataaagatataaaactgtattttttgtgaagaatcaacaacaagtgggacacaatcatgaagtggaatgacatttattggatatttcaaactttttaacaaatcaaaaactgaaaaattgggcgtgcaaaattattcagcccccttaagttaatactttgtagcgccaccttttgctgcgattacagctgtaagtcgcttggggtatgtctctatcagttttgcacattgagagactgaaattttttcccattcctccttgcaaaacagctcgagctcagtgaggttggatggagagcatttgtgaacagcagttttcagttcttcccacagaTTCTCGaatggattcaggtctggactttgccttggccattctaacacctggatatgtttatttttgaaccattccattgtagattttgctttatgttttggatcattgtcttgttggaagacaaatctccgtcccagtctcaggtcttttgcagaccccatcaggttttcttccagaatggtcctgtatttggctccatccatcttcccatcaattttaaccatcttccctgtccctactgaagaaaagcaggcccaaaccatgatgctgccaccaccatgtttgacagtggggatggtgtgttcagggtgatgagctgtgttgcttttacgccaaacataacgttttgcattgttgccaaaaagttcaattttggtttcatctgaccagagcaccttcttccaaatgtttggtgtgtctcccaggtggcttgtggcaaactttaaacaacactttttatggatatctttaagaaatggctttcttcttgccactcttccataattTGTgaaatatacgactgattgttgtcctatggacagagtctcccacctcagctgtagatctctgcagttcatccagagtaatcatgggcctcttggctgcatctctgatcagtcttctccttgtatgagctgaaagtttagagggacggccaggtcttggtagatttgcagtggtctgatactccttccatttcaatattatcgcttgcacagtgctccatgggatgtttaaagcttgggaaatctttttgtatccaaatccggctttaaacttcttcacaacagtatctcggacctgcctggtgtgttccttgttcttcatgatgctctctgcgcttttaacagacctctgagactatcacagtgcaggtgcatttatacggagacttgattacacacaggtggattgtatttatcatcattagttatttaggtcaacattggatcattcagagatccttactgaacttctggagagagtttgctgcactgaaagtaaaggggctgaataattttgcacgcccaatttttcagtttttgatttgttcaaaaagtttgaaatatccaataaatgtcgttccacttcatgattgtgtcccatttgttgttgattcttcacaaaaaatagttttatatatttatgtttgaagcctgaaatgtggcaaaatcgcaaagttcaagggggcaaggcactgtatatagtttCATAACTACTGAACCAAAATGGAGTAGTGCTTAGCTTACCTATATAGTTTCATAACTACTGAACCAAAATGGAGAAGTGCTTAGCTTACCTATATAGTTTCATAACTGCTGAACCAAAATGGAGAAGTGCTTAGCTTACCTATATAGTTTCATAACTGCTGAACCAAAATGGAGAAGTGCTTAGCTTACCTATATAGTTTCATAACTGCTGAACCAAAATGGAGTAGTGCTTAGCTTACCTATATAGTTTCATAACTGCTGAACCAAAATGGAGTAGTGCTTAGCTTACCTATATAGTTTCATAACTACTGAACCAAAATGGAGTAGTGCTTAGCTTACCTATATAGTTTCATAACTGCTGAACCAAAATGGAGTAGTGCTTAGCTTACCTATATAGTTTCATAACTGCTGAACCAAAATGGAGTAGTGCTTAGCTTACCTATATAGTTTCATAACTGCTGAACCAAAATGGAGAAGTGCTTAGCTTACCTATATAGTTTCATAACTGCTGAACCAAAATGGAGAAGTGCTTAGCTTACCTATATAGTTTCATAACTGCTGAACCAAAATGGAGAAGTGCTTAGCTTACCTATATAGTTTCATAACTACTGAACCAAAATGGAGAAGTGCTTAGCTTACCTATATAGTTTCATAACTGCTGAACCAAAATGGAGTAGTGCTTAGCTTACCTATATAGTTTCATAACTGCTGAACCAAAATGGAGTAGTGCTTAGCTTACCTATATAGTTTCATAACTGCTGAACCAAAATGGAGAAGTGCTTAGCTTACCTATATAGTTTCATAACTGCTGAACCAAAATGGAGTAGTGCTTAGCTTACCTATATAGTTTCATAACTGCTGAACCAAAATGGAGTAGTGCTTAGCTTACCTATATAGTTTCATAACTGCTGAACCAAAATGGAGAAGTGCTTAGCTTACCTATATAGTTTCATAACTGCTGAACCAAAATGGAGTAGTGCTTAGCTTACCTATATAGTTTCATAACTGCTGAACCAAAATGGAGTAGTGCTTAGCTTACCTATATAGTTTCATAACTGCTGAACCAAAATGGAGTAGTGCTTAGCTTACCTATATAGTTTCATAACTGCTGAACCAAAATGGAGTAGTGCTTAGCTTACCTATATAGTTTCATAACTGCTGAACCAAAATGGAGAAGTGCTTAGCTTACCTATATAGTTTCATAACTGCTGAACCAAAATGGAGTAGTGCTTAGCTTACCTATATAGTTTCATAACTGCTGAACCAAAATGGAGTAGTGCTTAGCTTACCTATATAGTTTCATAACTACTGAACCAAAATGGAGAAGTGCTTAGCTTACCTATATAGTTTCATAACTACTGAACCAAAATGGAGAAGTGCTTAGCTTACCTATATAGTTTCATAACTGCTGAACCAAAATGGAGAAGTGCTTAGCTTACCTATATAGTTTCATAACTACTGAACACTGTAAAATGAATGTACATAAATGTATCAATTGACATCAATTTATGTTGgaatttaaaatcaaatactaTATGTATGTGTCTGTAAATACTACATCATCATTCTCCATCAGCCAGGGTGCTTCAATTGGACAACGTGGAGAGTCACTGAAAGTGCTTCCATTCGGAATTACACTGTGCTGTACAATGCACTGCTGAAATACCTGGGTTGTACATTACAATATATACCTGGGTTGTATAGCAATATGTTTATACCTGGGTTGTACATTACAATATATACCAGGGTTGTATAGCAATATGTTTATACCTGAGTTGTATAACAATATATTTATACCTGAGTTGTATATTACAATATATTTATACCTGGGTTGTATAGCAATATGTTTATACCTGATTTGTAGATTTGTATACAACAATATATTTACACCTGAGTTGTATATTACAATATATTTATACCTAGGTTGTATATAACAATATATTTATACCTAGGTTGTATATAACAATATATTTATACCTAGGTTGTATATAACAATATATTTATACCTAGGTTGTATATAACAATATATTTATACCTAGGTTGTATATAACAACATATTTATACCTAGGTTGTATATAACAATATATTTATACCTAGGTTGTATATAACAATATATTTATACCTAGGTTGTATATAACAATATATTTATACCTAGGttgtatataacaatatatatttATACCTAGGTTGTATATAACAATATATTTATACCTAGGTTGTATATAACAATATATTTATACCTAGGTTGTATACAACAATATATTTACACCTGAGTTGTATATTACAATATATTTATACCTAGGTTGTATATAACAATATATTTATACCTAGGTTGTATATAACAATATATTTATACCTAGGTTGTATATAACAATATATTTATACCTAGGTTGTATATAACAATATATTTATACCTAGGTTGTATATAACAATATATTTATACCTAGGTTGTATATAACAATATATTTATACCTAGGTTGTATATAACAATATATTTATACCTAGGTTGTATATAACAATATATTTATACCTGAGTTGAATACAACAATATATTCTACTCGTTATCCAGATCTCATTGATACACTGATGAATTTCAAGCGCAGAGACAGGCGATACCATATCAGTTGACGAGTCACACAGGAAAACAGTGTTGCATGGGGCAGAAATAGCTACACCAGACTACACCAGGACGTTAGAACTGCATCCTACTGCATTACAACacctacacaataccccatatatCTGATCATCTGCACATGTACTGGACAAGGATACTGAAACATTAAGACTGACATATGTACTGTACAAGGATACTGAACCATTAAGACTGACATATGTACTGTACAAGGATACTGAAACATTAAGACTgacatatgtactgtactgtacaaggATACTGAAACATTAAGACTGACATATGTACTGTACAAGGATACTGAAACATTAAGACTgacatatgtactgtactgtacaaggATACTGAAACATTAAGACTGACATATGTACTGTACAAGGATACTGAAACATTAAGACTgacatatgtactgtactgtacaaggATACTGAAACATTAAGACTGACATATGTACTGTACAAGGATACTGAAACATTAAGACTGACACATGTACTGTACAAGGATACTGAAACATTAAGACTgacatatgtactgtactgtacaaggATACTGAAACATTAAGACTGACATATGTACTGTACAAGGATACTGAAACATTAAGACTGACATATGTACTGTACAAGGATACTGAAACATTAAGACTGACATATGTACTGTACAAGGATACTGAACCATTAAGACTGACATATGTACTGTACAAGGATACTGAAACATTAAGACTGACATATGTACTGTACAAGGATACTGAAACATTAAGACTgacatatgtactgtactgtacaaggATACTGAAACATTAAGACTGACATATGTACTGTACAAGGATACTGAAACATTAAGACTGACATATGTACTGTACAAGGATACTGAAACATTAAGACTgacatatgtactgtactgtacaaggATACTGAAACATTAAGACTGACATATGTActgtataaatcaaatcaaattttattggtcacatacacatggttagcagatgttaatacgagtgtagcgaaatgcttgtgcttctagttccgacagtgcagtgatatctaacaagtaatctaacaattccccaacaactacctaatacacacacatctaaaagggggaatgagaatatgtacatataaatatatggatgagcgatggccgagcgggaTAGATAacgtgcaatagatggtataaaatacagtgtatacatgtgatatgagtaatggaagatatgtaaacattactgccattatttaaagtggctcgtgatccattgttaaagtggccagtgatcgggtctcagtgtaggcagcagcctctctgagttagtcattgctgtttagcagtctgatggccttgagatagaagctgtttttcagtctctcggtcccagctttgatgcacctgtactgacctcgccttctggatggtagtggtgtgaacaggcagtggctcgggtggttgatgtccttgatgatctttttggccttcctgtgacattgggcgCTGTAGGAGTcatggagagcaggtagtttgcccccggtgatgagttgtgcagacctcactaccctctggagagccttgcggttgaggacggtgcagttgccgtaccaggcggtgatacagcccgacaggatgctctcgattgtgcatctgtagaagtttgtcagGGTGTTGGATGACTGTTAcacacgcctctatgaagagggaacgcaacaccctgctacaactaaactctccgtgaagtgaaagaggtatggactgtagacGTAAGCAAGGATgacaacagacagaatgtggtaccgtttacaaggactttattcctttacacggtaatatggggaaaaggggctggacggaaccaaagcaaagaaagtaaatctcaaagcccccctctcctatcttacctgcctacccactacttacctaatttagcaccacctggtgccctaaccaaaatacagggggtggtccgcccaggtcttacctagtgtgcctagacaatgaatatactacgggtatatgtatgtccgcgggcctcttgcctaaacactccctaggtgccttccccttcccccctagGTGCCTTCTCCTTCccccctaggtgccttccccttcccccctaggtgccttccccttcccccctaggtgccttccccttcccccctaggtgcctcccccttcccccctgggaacaaatgaaacaggagAACAAATCATTTctcaaacaaactaagaaacaaaggacatcaaataagctctatctgagcaacaaactcacagaacATACCAAGTGCCACCAACAACTAACATAGTAAATTATCCAcagccatcagcctcctctctcagcaatgaTTCTCTATCACATTCAatctctctgcaatgacctcccagcaatgatCCCCAGCAATGAACCTGCTGAACAGAActctggcttttatatagcttcagaatgaatgtgtaactggagacagctgtgtcttgacgagggggcggggtcagctctccaattagccatggagtcgaccaatcagctgcttgagggatttcaggaagccatttcctgaaataaacaggtgcaaatacacaaactacaacataaactggggaacgtaacatgacaagccaaatttcttcagcctcctgaggttgaagagatgcTGTTGAggcttcttcaccacgctgtctgtgtgggtggaccatttcagtttgtctgtgatgtgtaggccgaggaacttaaaacttaccaccttctccactgctgtcctttccatgtggatagggggggtgctccctctgctgtttcctgaagtccacgatcatctcctttgttttgttgacgttgagtgagaagttgttttcctgacaccacactcggaGGGCCCGTAAGacggtcagcgaagtggagatgttgtttcctaccttcaccacctgggggaggcccgtcagaacgtccaggacccaattgcacaggggttgagacccagggcctccagcttgatgatgagcttggatggtactatagtgttgaatgctgagctgtagtcaatgaacagcattcttacataggtattcctcttgtccagatgggatagggcagtgtgatggcaattgcattgtctgtggacctgttggggcggtatgcaaactgaattgggtctagggtggccggtaaggtggaggtgatatgatccttgactagtctctcagcacgtcatgatgacagaagtgagtgttacggggtgatagtcattttgttcagttatctttgcttcttgggtacaggaacaatggtggccatcttgaagcatgtggggacagcagactgggacagggagcgattgaatatgtcggtaaacacaccggccagctggtctgcgcatgttctgaGGACACATGTTCTGAGGACACATGTTCTGAGGACACATGTTCTGAGgacacatgctctgaggacacatgTTCTGAGGACACATGTTCTGAGGACACGTGCTCTGAGGACACATGTTCTGAGGACACATGTTCTGAGGACACATGTTCTGAGgacacatgctctgaggacacatgTTCTGAGGACACGTGCTCTGAGGACACATGTTCTGAGgacacatgctctgaggacacatgTTCTGAGgacacatgctctgaggacacatgTTCTGAGGACACATGTTCTGAGgacacatgctctgaggacacatgTTCTGAGgacacatgctctgaggacacatgcGCTGAGGACACGTGCTCTGAGGACACATGTTCTGAGGACACATGTTCTGAGGACACGTGCTCTGAGGACACATGTTCTGAGGACACATGTTCTGAGGACACATGTTCTGAGGACACATGTTCTGAGGACACGTGCTCTGAGgacacatgctctgaggacacatgTTCTGAGgacacatgctctgaggacacatgctctgaggacacatgTTCTGAGGACACATGTTCTGAGGACACATGTTCTGAGgacacatgctctgaggacacatgTTCTGAGgacacatgctctgaggacacgtgCTCTGAGGACACGTGCTCTGAGGACACATGTTCTGAGGACACATGTTCTGAGGACACGTGCTCTGAGGACACGTGCTCTGAGGACACATGTTCTGAGGACACATGTTCTGAGGACACATGTTCTGAGGACACATGTTCTGAGGACACATGTTCTGAGGACACATGTTCTGAGgacacatgctctgaggacacatgctctgaggacacatgctctgaggacacatgTTCTGAGGACACGTGCTCTGAGGACACGTGCTCTGAGgacacatgctctgaggacacggcttaggatgccatctgggccagcagtgttaacacgtttaaatgttttactcacgtcggccacagagaaggaaAGGGCGGCTCAGTACTTGATAGCGGGCCTCAACGTTGGCACTGtatatcctcaaagcgggcaaagaaggtgttcagtttgtctggaagcatgacgtcggtgtccgtgacagagctggtgttctttttgtagtccatgatttcCTGTAGGCCTTGCCACACACGTCTtctgtctgagccattgaattgcaacTCATCTTTGTCCCTGTACCggcatttcgcttgtttgattgccttgcggagggagtAACTACattgtttatattcagccatattcccagacctctttctatggttaaatgtggtggtttgcgctttcagttttgcacgaatgccgccatccatccacggtttctggttagggaaggttttaataggcacagtggg from Oncorhynchus keta strain PuntledgeMale-10-30-2019 chromosome 10, Oket_V2, whole genome shotgun sequence includes the following:
- the LOC127931948 gene encoding sperm acrosomal protein FSA-ACR.1-like; protein product: MLRSASENNIDLYADSVTVSSEHVSSEHVSSEHVSSEHVSSEHVSSEHVSSEHVSSEHVSSEHVSSEHVSSEHVSSEHVSSEHVSSEHVSSEHVSSEHVSSEHVSSEHVSSEHVSSEHVSSEHVSSEHVSSEHVSSEHVSSEHVSSEHVSSEHVSSEHVSSEHVSSEHVSSEHVSSEHVSSEHVSSEHVSSEHVSSEHVSSEHVSSEHVSSAHVSSEHVSSEHVSSEHVSSEHVSSEHVSSEHVSSEHVSSEHVSSEHVSSEHVSSEHVSSEHVSSEHVSSEHVSSEHVSSEHVSSEHVSSEHVSSEHVSSEHVSSEHVSSEHVSSEHAQTSWPVCLPTYSIAPCPSLLSPHASRWPPLFLYPRSKDN